The sequence AGTGAACGCATGTATATGGCCTATCACCGTAATCGCGGATTGAATGTTCGCATTGCGAGGTTTCATAATATTTTCGGCCCCGAAGGATCGTGGAACAATGGCAAAGAGAAGGCTCCTGCCGCTCTTTGTCGCAAAGTGGCCGAGACCCCGAATGGCGGTTGCATTGAAGTGTGGGGTGACGGCAAGCAGACGCGATCCTTTCTGTATATTGACGAGTGTCTCGAAGCCATCCGGCGACTTATGGATTCAGACTTCCTTGGCCCTGTGAACATTGGCTCCGAAGAGATGATCGCCATCAATGATCTTGCTCGCATGGTGATCGACATCTCCGGAAAGATCATTGAGGTTCGCAATATTCCTGGTCCCACCGGCGTGCGAGGCCGGAACTCAGACAACCATCTTATATTGGCGAAACTTGACTGGAAGCCATCCATACCTCTTCGCAAGGGCATCGAAAAGACATATGCGTGGATCGAGCGACAAGTGAAACAGGCAGTCTAGACCAGGAGGATAGCGGAGCATGCCGACAGGATCGATGCCGTGCTGATCGGTATCGGCGCGGCGTTCGATTTCCATTCCGGATAAAAGGTATTCGGGCTATGCACTTGACTCCAGTACCCACTACATGTAGTCTATGGCGTCATGGAAGATTACCCACGGACTCTGCTGGAGTTTGAAGAGCGTTTTGCAGACGAACAGGCCTGTGTCGAATACTTGCTAAAGCTGCGCTGGCCAGACGGGTTTATCTGTCCCCGGTGCGGTAGCCATCGAAGCTGGCTGACGAAGCGGATGCTATACCATTGTCATGATTGCGGGTTACAGACATCCGCTCTGGCGGGCACGGTATTCCAGGACAGCAAGAAGCCGTTACGACTGTGGTTTCGAGCGATGTGGCATTTGACCAACCAGAAATATGGAGCGAATGCGTTGGGCCTGCAGCGTATCATGGGCTTCGGCAGCTACCGTACTTCTTGGGCATGGCTGCATAAGCTACGGCAGGCCATGGTGCGTCCCGGACGCGATCGCCTTTCCGGAACGATTGAAGTCGACGAGACCTGTGTGGGCGGAGAGAAACCGGGGAAACGAGGTCGTGGTGCTGCC comes from Anaerobaca lacustris and encodes:
- a CDS encoding IS1595 family transposase, which gives rise to MEDYPRTLLEFEERFADEQACVEYLLKLRWPDGFICPRCGSHRSWLTKRMLYHCHDCGLQTSALAGTVFQDSKKPLRLWFRAMWHLTNQKYGANALGLQRIMGFGSYRTSWAWLHKLRQAMVRPGRDRLSGTIEVDETCVGGEKPGKRGRGAAGKALVVIAAQQDHRRIGRIRLGRVKDASGESLRGFVEAAVERGSTVHTDGWQGYSGLQRLGYGHQVVRQSADVGENLLPLAHRVAALLKRWLLGTYQGAVHPSYLDYYLDEYTFRFNRRTSRSRGKLFYRLAQQAVVTDPLPVKDLSGGREG
- a CDS encoding NAD-dependent epimerase/dehydratase family protein, with protein sequence MIKKRIALVCGAGGFIGGHLVKKLKKEGFWVRGVDLKEHEFCKSEADEFVIGDLRNLQVCRDVLDRSFDEVYQLAADMGGAGYIFTGEHDCDVMHNSGTINLNMVDLCSRLQVGKVFYSSSACIYPEYNQRDPSNPKCSENSAYPAAPDSEYGWEKLFSERMYMAYHRNRGLNVRIARFHNIFGPEGSWNNGKEKAPAALCRKVAETPNGGCIEVWGDGKQTRSFLYIDECLEAIRRLMDSDFLGPVNIGSEEMIAINDLARMVIDISGKIIEVRNIPGPTGVRGRNSDNHLILAKLDWKPSIPLRKGIEKTYAWIERQVKQAV